The following proteins are co-located in the Pedobacter sp. FW305-3-2-15-E-R2A2 genome:
- a CDS encoding SUMF1/EgtB/PvdO family nonheme iron enzyme has translation MKVKLLLTIPFFISAFCASAQEKNSTYKQQIDGTKLSFEMKAIPGGEFQMGSKKGKADEQPVHKVTIDPFWMSTYEVIWDIYEPFLYKDYETTHSTGPVPANVDAVTRPTKPYLDMTFGMGKENHPALAMTHYNAIQYCKWLYARTGVFYRLPTEAEWEYASRAGSAEDYAFGNDAAKLGDYAWFKENSAGKTHVVGQKKPNQWGLYDMYGNVGEWTYDQYVPDFYKGLTGEKAKNPVSVPDKLYSHVIRGGSYDDVAKDLRSAARLASDPVWKQLDPQIPKSNWWFPEAPFIGMRLVRPVTPPSKEAIDAYYNKPVIADY, from the coding sequence ATGAAAGTTAAATTATTATTGACAATTCCATTCTTTATCTCTGCTTTTTGCGCCTCCGCTCAGGAGAAAAACAGCACTTACAAACAACAAATTGACGGCACAAAATTAAGCTTCGAAATGAAGGCCATTCCCGGTGGAGAATTCCAGATGGGGAGTAAAAAAGGAAAAGCAGATGAGCAACCTGTTCATAAGGTCACCATTGACCCTTTCTGGATGAGTACCTATGAAGTGATCTGGGACATCTATGAACCTTTCTTATATAAAGATTACGAAACCACACACAGTACCGGACCGGTTCCTGCAAATGTAGATGCGGTAACCAGGCCAACGAAGCCCTATCTCGACATGACCTTTGGTATGGGAAAAGAAAATCATCCCGCATTGGCGATGACCCATTATAATGCCATTCAATACTGTAAATGGTTATATGCAAGGACAGGTGTTTTTTATCGCTTGCCGACAGAAGCCGAATGGGAATATGCCAGCAGAGCCGGAAGTGCGGAAGACTATGCCTTTGGCAATGACGCCGCTAAACTTGGAGATTATGCCTGGTTTAAAGAAAACAGTGCAGGAAAAACCCATGTAGTAGGACAAAAGAAACCAAACCAATGGGGATTATATGATATGTACGGCAATGTAGGAGAATGGACCTATGATCAGTATGTTCCTGATTTTTATAAAGGGCTGACAGGCGAAAAAGCGAAGAACCCGGTTTCTGTTCCTGATAAGTTGTATTCCCATGTGATTCGTGGAGGCTCTTATGATGATGTGGCTAAAGATCTGCGTTCTGCAGCCAGGCTAGCCTCAGATCCGGTATGGAAACAGTTGGACCCACAGATTCCAAAGAGCAACTGGTGGTTTCCTGAAGCCCCTTTCATTGGAATGCGACTGGTAAGACCAGTTACCCCTCCTTCAAAAGAAGCCATAGATGCCTACTACAATAAACCGGTAATCGCAGATTACTAA